A portion of the Colias croceus chromosome 25, ilColCroc2.1 genome contains these proteins:
- the LOC123703071 gene encoding uncharacterized protein LOC123703071, giving the protein MSPKRVKDDDDCGEPSPRISFNDLEKSMTPFSGDDAYGIETFVKDFEDISSLMQWGEIEKLIFSKRLLAGTAKLFLRSLSGTTTWDTLKSELREEFGKKLNSATVHKRLSTRRMKMNETHQQYFLHMKELAVLGNVEDEALMEYVIDGIKDRRFKVKNCYLIVQEQQKL; this is encoded by the exons ATGTCGCCGAAACGAGtaaaagatgatgatgattgtggTGAACCATCGCCGCGTATTTCCTTCAATGACTTAGAGAAATCAATGACGCCATTTTCGGGTGATGATGCCTATGGCATCGAAACATTCGTAAAAGATTTTGAAGATATTTCCTCTTTAATGCAATGGGgcgaaatagaaaaactcaTATTTTCGAAGCGGCTTCTCGCGGGAACCGCCAAGCTATTTTTACGTTCACTAAGTGGGACCACCACGTGGGATACACTTAAGTCTGAGCTCCGTGAGGAATTTGGTAAGAAGTTGAACAGTGCAACTGTTCACAAGAGACTTTCAACTCGCCGGATGAAGATGAATGAGACTCAtcagcaatattttttacatatgaaGGAACTTGCAGTACTTGGGAATGTTGAAGATGAAGCCCTGATGGAATATGTCATCGACGGTATTAAAGACA gaagattcaaggtgaaaaattgttatcttATAGTTCAGGAACAACAGAAACTTTAA
- the LOC123703069 gene encoding beta-1,3-galactosyltransferase 5-like isoform X1, which produces MDSSRETFRARLSRAYKGVSVGRRGMWLATGAVRRSHALALAALGALLLLLLAARVPPPPAPPRPAPYAPAPYAPAPYAPAPYAPAPSTPRANTTTAAAAAASSATPRPTTRAPTAAPRREPGVVLTRDLYEAGHERPHPELCPALGARVQLVVLVTSAPGHRAARDAVRLTWGHYAARRDVAFAFVLGAPPAELRAALDAEDALYGDLVVGRFVDSYSNLTLKTLSMLEWADTYCPRAPRLLKTDDDMFINIPRLLRFAAARANATNTIWGKVIKKSLPKRTTKSKYYVSPAQFPGKVFPDFATGPAYLVTRDAWGALLAAAWGERYLRLEDVFVTGVLAARRGVRRRHAPEFLNKKVAAHPCAVQRAVSIHMVQFHEQFDLWRKLLDGKTKCAS; this is translated from the exons ATGGATTCGAGCCGCGAGACCTTTCGTGCCAGGCTCTCGCGAG CATATAAGGGCGTGAGTGTCGGGCGGCGCGGCATGTGGCTCGCGACGGGCGCGGTGCGGCGCTCGCACGCGCTGGCGCTGGCCGCCCTCGGcgcgctgctgctgctgctgctggcGGCGCGCGTGCCGCCGccccccgcgccgccgcgcccCGCGCCCTACGCGCCCGCGCCCTACGCGCCCGCGCCCTACGCGCCCGCGCCCTACGCGCCCGCGCCCTCCACGCCGCGCGCCAACACCACCAccgcggcggcggcggcggcgtcCAGCGCCACGCCGCGCCCCACGACCCGCGCGCCCACGGCCGCGCCGCGCCGCGAGCCCGGCGTGGTGCTGACGCGCGACCTGTACGAGGCGGGCCACGAGCGGCCGCACCCCGAGCTGTGCCCGGCGCTGGGCGCGCGCGTGCAGCTCGTGGTGCTGGTGACGTCGGCGCCGGGGCACCGCGCGGCGCGCGACGCCGTGCGGCTCACGTGGGGGCACTACGCCGCGCGCCGCGACGTGGCCTTCGCGTTCGTGCTGGGCGCGCCGCCGGCCGAGCTGCGCGCGGCGCTGGACGCGGAGGACGCGCTGTACGGCGACCTGGTGGTGGGCCGCTTCGTGGACTCGTACTCGAACCTGACGCTGAAGACGCTGTCGATGCTGGAGTGGGCGGACACGTACTGCCCGCGCGCGCCGCGCCTGCTCAAGACGGACGACGACATGTTCATCAACATCCCGCGCCTGCTGCGCTTCGCCGCCGCGCGCGCCAACGCCACCAACACCATATGGGGCAAG GTGATAAAGAAGTCGCTGCCGAAGCGCACGACCAAGTCGAAGTACTACGTGTCGCCGGCGCAGTTCCCGGGCAAGGTGTTCCCGGACTTCGCCACGGGCCCGGCGTACCTGGTGACGCGCGACGCGTGGGGCGCGCTGCTGGCGGCGGCGTGGGGCGAGCGCTACCTGCGGCTGGAGGACGTGTTCGTGACGGGCGTGCTggcggcgcggcgcggcgtGCGGCGCCGCCACGCGCCCGAGTTCCTCAACAAGAAGGTGGCCGCGCACCCGTGCGCGGTGCAGCGGGCTGTGTCCATACACATGGTGCAGTTCCACGAGCAGTTCGACCTGTGGCGCAAGCTGCTCGACGGCAAGACCAAGTGCGCCAGCTAG
- the LOC123703069 gene encoding beta-1,3-galactosyltransferase 5-like isoform X2, protein MWLATGAVRRSHALALAALGALLLLLLAARVPPPPAPPRPAPYAPAPYAPAPYAPAPYAPAPSTPRANTTTAAAAAASSATPRPTTRAPTAAPRREPGVVLTRDLYEAGHERPHPELCPALGARVQLVVLVTSAPGHRAARDAVRLTWGHYAARRDVAFAFVLGAPPAELRAALDAEDALYGDLVVGRFVDSYSNLTLKTLSMLEWADTYCPRAPRLLKTDDDMFINIPRLLRFAAARANATNTIWGKVIKKSLPKRTTKSKYYVSPAQFPGKVFPDFATGPAYLVTRDAWGALLAAAWGERYLRLEDVFVTGVLAARRGVRRRHAPEFLNKKVAAHPCAVQRAVSIHMVQFHEQFDLWRKLLDGKTKCAS, encoded by the exons ATGTGGCTCGCGACGGGCGCGGTGCGGCGCTCGCACGCGCTGGCGCTGGCCGCCCTCGGcgcgctgctgctgctgctgctggcGGCGCGCGTGCCGCCGccccccgcgccgccgcgcccCGCGCCCTACGCGCCCGCGCCCTACGCGCCCGCGCCCTACGCGCCCGCGCCCTACGCGCCCGCGCCCTCCACGCCGCGCGCCAACACCACCAccgcggcggcggcggcggcgtcCAGCGCCACGCCGCGCCCCACGACCCGCGCGCCCACGGCCGCGCCGCGCCGCGAGCCCGGCGTGGTGCTGACGCGCGACCTGTACGAGGCGGGCCACGAGCGGCCGCACCCCGAGCTGTGCCCGGCGCTGGGCGCGCGCGTGCAGCTCGTGGTGCTGGTGACGTCGGCGCCGGGGCACCGCGCGGCGCGCGACGCCGTGCGGCTCACGTGGGGGCACTACGCCGCGCGCCGCGACGTGGCCTTCGCGTTCGTGCTGGGCGCGCCGCCGGCCGAGCTGCGCGCGGCGCTGGACGCGGAGGACGCGCTGTACGGCGACCTGGTGGTGGGCCGCTTCGTGGACTCGTACTCGAACCTGACGCTGAAGACGCTGTCGATGCTGGAGTGGGCGGACACGTACTGCCCGCGCGCGCCGCGCCTGCTCAAGACGGACGACGACATGTTCATCAACATCCCGCGCCTGCTGCGCTTCGCCGCCGCGCGCGCCAACGCCACCAACACCATATGGGGCAAG GTGATAAAGAAGTCGCTGCCGAAGCGCACGACCAAGTCGAAGTACTACGTGTCGCCGGCGCAGTTCCCGGGCAAGGTGTTCCCGGACTTCGCCACGGGCCCGGCGTACCTGGTGACGCGCGACGCGTGGGGCGCGCTGCTGGCGGCGGCGTGGGGCGAGCGCTACCTGCGGCTGGAGGACGTGTTCGTGACGGGCGTGCTggcggcgcggcgcggcgtGCGGCGCCGCCACGCGCCCGAGTTCCTCAACAAGAAGGTGGCCGCGCACCCGTGCGCGGTGCAGCGGGCTGTGTCCATACACATGGTGCAGTTCCACGAGCAGTTCGACCTGTGGCGCAAGCTGCTCGACGGCAAGACCAAGTGCGCCAGCTAG